A segment of the Malassezia restricta chromosome V, complete sequence genome:
TGTTGGCACATCACATCGTGCCATTCTACGTATGTGAACTGATGTAGGAGCAACGACGTTGTGTGTGCAAGTTGTGCGACTATGAGTAAAGTTCGCGTCTATACTTTTCCTTGCCGCCCTGTGGCGGTGTAGGCTACGGAAGGACGCCAGAGCCAAACTTGTCCGGTATGCAGAACGCGAGCATGCAAACGTTGTCACGCGTCATACGACTGAAACACGAGCTGGATACATTCGTAGCATGTTGCCATGTATAGATGAGTTTCTGGACGTGGTACGATAGAAAGGTTGGCTGAGTCATAAATGTTCATGGCAAAAGGATGGAGCTTGCCGTTATTCGACACCATTGACATGAGCCATCCACAACGAGAGAGCAGCGAAATGACcatggccgtgctggcATGTGGTACCATGGGTACAGCGATTTTGTCAGGTGTACTTGACTTTCAGCTTTCTATGGAAAATGGCGATAACTCCAAAGACCTGGCCGCCACGTCGCAACATGGCGAGAGCTTTGAGCGAGTTCCGCTCCCCAAGAAGTATATCGCTACTGTAGGTCGTGACTCGACCGCGAAACGTTTGGCGTCGACATTCTCAGAAGCTGGTCACTCGAATGTAGAGGTGTTTCAGCAGCGCAATGTCGAAGCAGTGCGACGCTCTGACATTGTATTGCTGTGTACCAAGCCCCAGCGTGTGTCTGAGTTTATGAGCGAGCCAGGCATGAAGGAGGCGCTAGAGAACAAGATTCTCGTAAGTATTGCAGCTGGCACGACGATCAACACGATCCAAAAGGTGGTGCCGCCATCGACCAAGgtggtgcgtgcgatgccCAACACGCCGTGCCGTATTCGAGAGGGCATGACAGTGATCTCTGATGTGACATGGCTTACGCACCTGGAGCGAGATTTGATCGCCACGATCTTCTCCGCGGTGGGTAAATGCAACTTTTTGGATGAAAAGTACTTTGACGCGGCCACAGCCCTCGCCGGCTCAGGTCCAGCGTTTGTGACGCTGTTCCTCGAGGCCATGACCGACGGCGGCGTCATGATGGGTCTTCCGCGTGCTGAGGCGCTTGAATTGGCTGCGCAGACGATGCAGGGTGCAGCGCGTATGGTGCTCGAATCTGGCACGCACCCTGCAGCGATCAAAGACAGTGTCACGACGCCTGGTGGATGCACGATTGCTGGGCTTTTACAGATGGAAGATGGCCGTGTGAGGTCGACGGTAGCACGTACGATCCAGACTGCAGCcgagcacgctgctggtCTTGGCAAAAGCAGTTAGTATGGACAGGTCGGGGTATCTAAAGTCTACGAGAATCGAGACACGTAGTGTTCCTGCCAAAGAGTCGTGGACAGTGGTGTTTGGAGAGCGTCATCCAGCATATTCGCCTCGAACCAACGCttatccagcagctgctgatATACGTGGGCCGGCATGATGAGCATAGAAAAGTGGTAGATCCACAAACCCAGCCAAATACCGGTCGTGACGAGGAGTAAATGGACCATCAAGCTCCACAACAGACGTGCAGGGGGGGTATCATGCGTGCTATTATGAGCTGTTTGAGCTTCAGCAGCGTGGGTCAAAGTCCCTGTCGGCGAGTCTGGTGCAGGGGCAGTCGATGGGGTGggcgcgacgtgatcaTGCACATCCGAGACGGGCTCTTCTGGCGAGGATGTCCATTCGCCGAAGGGCGCCAAGTCCTCGGCCAGAACAGGTCCTGGTTGCTCCGACACGTCGTGCAGAGCACGAAGTTCCTGCTCTAGTTGTTCGTGGATCTTACGCGAATGGTCCACCTCCTGTTGCAGTTGCTCGGCATCTGAGTGCACGCGTTCCAGTGCATGAATTATGCCTTCGAGGCCGGAAATAGCCTCGCGCTGAGCATCACACGTAGCTCGAAGACCATGCAAGTCGGTGACGTAAGCTTGGCACGTCGCCTGCAAGGACGTGAGTTGTGCGACATGTTCGGCCTCTTGCTTTTCGAGGTCGGAAAATGACGCCATCTGCTGCTGTAGGTGAGTATCGAGCTGTCGGGCGGAGCGCCTTTGTGTATCACGGTCTTCTTTAATCTGTGTGATAGACGCTTCCAGCTCGTGGACACGACTTTCAAGCGTGAATCCGTGTGAGTGAGCCTGTTCGAGATCGCGACGGAGGCCATAGATCTCGCGCTGTAGTGAAGTGCATGTGGCGTCACTCAGCTTCTTTTCGTGCGAAAGGATCTGGTGATCCGAATGTAGTCGATCCAATTGCTCATTCACACGCGCGAGTTTGCGAATCAGAGCTGAGCGGGCCGTAATGCCTGCCACATCAGGTTCGGAGCTTGTCACGGGCACCTTAGAAATTATGCGACTTGTTGACGCTGGTAGCGGCATAGGCGTACGCGGCGCAAAGGCGCTACGATGCTTGGCAGGGCTCTCTGGCGCCACGGAGTCAAGTGTCGTATCTGGCGTCGCACTGCCCTGTTTTCCCTCAAAAAGGGATGCATTTGATCCATCATCAGTGGATGAATCCGTCTCATTCTCTAGCGAGCGTATCATGCTGAGAAACTCGTCTACACCAATCGCAAGCGAGCTGTTTTCGCGTGCAAATGTAGTGATCTGCAAGGCGACCTCACCATCTACAATAGGGGCACCACATTTGGCTGTGTACGAATCCATCACATCTAAAATGTCCTTCGCAGTGAGTGTGTCACCGCCATGCTCGTCAAAAAGAGTCCGGACCACACCCTCATCACAACGTGACATGTTGATCGTGGTAGGTAGTGTGAAACAAACTATGTGAGTGGAGTTGGGCGGCCGCTCGGGCCGTAGAAAGTGGAGGATA
Coding sequences within it:
- a CDS encoding pyrroline-5-carboxylate reductase, translated to MSHPQRESSEMTMAVLACGTMGTAILSGVLDFQLSMENGDNSKDLAATSQHGESFERVPLPKKYIATVGRDSTAKRLASTFSEAGHSNVEVFQQRNVEAVRRSDIVLLCTKPQRVSEFMSEPGMKEALENKILVSIAAGTTINTIQKVVPPSTKVVRAMPNTPCRIREGMTVISDVTWLTHLERDLIATIFSAVGKCNFLDEKYFDAATALAGSGPAFVTLFLEAMTDGGVMMGLPRAEALELAAQTMQGAARMVLESGTHPAAIKDSVTTPGGCTIAGLLQMEDGRVRSTVARTIQTAAEHAAGLGKSS